A genome region from Coffea arabica cultivar ET-39 chromosome 7e, Coffea Arabica ET-39 HiFi, whole genome shotgun sequence includes the following:
- the LOC113700542 gene encoding F-box/kelch-repeat protein At3g23880-like — MDKYIPLHLITEILSKLPVKSLLKFRCVSKSWLSVIWSPQFIKAHLKDHASEDNQRLLILGNFGSFKHCSLKSLMYGEPSPRLITLDIPIPLPDERSGRGASSFTEHISWYGPVRIVGCCDGLICISVTRASQSDFILWNPSIRKYKKLPNLGLPSTSPLNRVWGFGYDSFSDDYKAVILVKQCSINGEGLRVETRVYSRKSEAWRRIADFPSTPRYTSPSSGVLVNGKLHFLAHEKVRGRIIVSLDLATETYGEMEEPNHYESDVCVTLSEIEGILLYFINPFPGPFGRGGDLWVMKEYGGSWTKVLTFPHEPSGPFCPKLLSVSAEGELLMRECDGIELYSSREGRLTGVYHCTLKLLLIYTCEFNSNVARSDLWVMKEYGES, encoded by the exons ATGGATAAGTATATTCCCCTTCATCTCATAACAGAGATTTTGTCAAAGCTACCGGTAAAATCACTGTTGAAATTCAGGTGTGTTTCAAAATCATGGCTTTCGGTAATTTGGAGCCCTCAATTCATCAAAGCTCATCTCAAAGACCATGCTTCCGAAGACAACCAGCGCCTCCTCATATTGGGCAACTTTGGCAGCTTCAAACATTGTTCTCTTAAGTCTTTAATGTACGGAGAGCCTAGTCCTCGTCTGATTACCCTTGACATCCCAATCCCGCTGCCTGATGAACGAAGCGGAAGAGGGGCGTCGTCGTTTACCGAGCATATAAGCTGGTATGGTCCTGTTCGTATTGTTGGCTGTTGTGATGGATTGATATGTATTTCCGTCACTCGAGCGAGTCAATCCGATTTTATATTGTGGAATCCATCaataagaaaatacaagaaGTTGCCCAATTTAGGTCTTCCATCAACATCTCCCTTAAACAGGGTCTGGGGTTTTGGGTATGATAGTTTTAGTGACGATTATAAAGCAGTGATACTGGTAAAACAATGCTCGATTAATGGCGAAGGTTTGAGGGTTGAGACTAGAGTTTACAGCAGGAAAAGTGAAGCTTGGAGAAGGATTGCAGATTTTCCTAGTACTCCTCGGTATACATCCCCTTCATCTGGTGTGCTTGTGAACGGGAAGCTCCATTTTTTGGCCCATGAAAAAGTGCGTGGTAGAATTATTGTTTCACTTGATCTAGCGACGGAGACATATGGGGAGATGGAGGAACCGAATCATTACGAGAGTGATGTGTGCGTAACGTTGAGTGAAATTGAAGGGATCCTTTTGTATTTTATTAATCCTTTCCCCGGTCCTTTTGGAAGAGGTGGTGATCTGTGGGTAATGAAGGAATATGGAGGATCTTGGACTAAGGTGCTTACATTTCCACATGAACCTTCGGGTCCATTTTGCCCAAAGCTGCTTTCTGTATCAGCTGAGGGTGAATTGTTGATGCGAGAGTGTGATGGAATTGAGCTTTACAGTTCAAGAGAAG GTAGATTAACTGGAGTTTATCATTGCACATTGAAGTTATTGCTGATTTACACATGTGAGTTTAATAGCAATGTTGCGAGAA GTGATCTATGGGTTATGAAGGAATATGGAGAATCTTAG